A stretch of Besnoitia besnoiti strain Bb-Ger1 chromosome Unknown contig00015, whole genome shotgun sequence DNA encodes these proteins:
- a CDS encoding G-patch domain-containing protein (encoded by transcript BESB_028000) produces MSKKFYDRVLKGSGVQSRPFHSSFGAAILKKFGWEEGQGLGRENSGRTDCLQIRRREENVGLGHSDSSDAKGEEQWRNWWDGLYNSMAAKLKDNHAVRAGNDPGSSDSDSSDDERDAPPSLGKFRGPSLMRVSQKLARHKEAAGDGDGSESSSSSEDGSTAASASLSSASSLSSSRDREAKEAEDEAADRRKAEKKRKRKAREHDEDAGANTPCAAEEARSEKKSKKRRAQGLLEGETPRSADSGECDEAARGDFASEKKKKKAPKEKERDAGNVAEAADAEVGCGDVEKKKNGRKKTRESDS; encoded by the exons ATGTCGAAAAAATTCTACGATCGGGTTCTCaagggcagcggcgtccaGTCCCGCCCCTTCCACTcgtccttcggcgccgccatTCTGAAAAAGTTCGGCTGGGAGGA GGGCCAGGGCCTCGGACGAGAAAACAGCGGCCGCACTGACTGTTTACagatccgccgccgcgaagagaatGTCGGA CTGGGTCACTCCGACTCGAGTGACGCGAAGGGCGAAGAGCAGTGGAGGAACTGGTGGGATGGCCTCTACAACTCCATGGCTGCGAAGCTGAAGGACAATCACGCGGTAAGGGCGGGA AACGACCCCGGATCTTCGGATTCAGActcgagcgacgacgagcgcgacgcccCCCCGAGCCTCGGCAAGTTCCGCGGACCTTCTCTCATGCGCGTTTCGCAGAAGCTGGCACGCCATAAggaagcggcaggcgacggagacggctcggagtcgtcctcgtcttctgaaGACGGTTCCACGGCTGCGTCCGCTAGTCTCTCGAGTGCGTCGTCTCTGTCCTCTTCGCGGGATcgcgaggcgaaagaagcggaggacgaggcggccgaccgacgaaaagcagagaagaaacgaaagcgaaaggcgagggaacacgacgaggacgcaggcgcaAACACGCcttgcgcggcggaggaggcacggAGCGAAAAGAAATcgaaaaagaggagagcgcaAGGGCTTCTGGAAGGCGAGACCCCGCGCTCGGCGGACTCTGGCGAGTGCGATgaagcggctcgcggcgacttcgcgagtgaaaaaaagaagaaaaaagcgccgaaagagaaggagagagatgCGGGCAACGtggctgaggcggcggacgccgaggtCGGATGCGGCGACGtcgaaaagaagaagaacgggAGAAAGAAAACCAGAGAAAGCGACAGCTGA
- a CDS encoding uncharacterized protein (encoded by transcript BESB_028010), translated as MRPPGAPGMPQAAVSRPRSPRSAAPEPAPWAPRAPLLKGPSGELPASSPPVAAGPPVAAGPPVAAGPPVAAGPPVAAGPPVAAGPPRRVPGGPSVPSPLAPPVSSGQPRSPPGRSPTSLPPGWIRGRNARACRQEIARWERERESEACRRREEGARGLEWAVGGAAADAGVDELLRVKMGDVENEDAARRGRGKCAAQQGRAGFRNSSCPGAVNPRASASRRRRPLPLSIPLPGAADFAQGRGARSSAFFGEAATGRFSPLPRSPSRTRLNRHKYRERAPAVESAICYTLSDYLSRFFFMAKNNEVLSLSFFLTPVANLYQRWQMAPSGDMQRCRFPEVLRVCRQRAFLFLLLALVSGLFHASLKATAVCLFFSAFWIFGIGATMCCSKSLKWVSNLLTAVFGILMVSRHPNLTALRESLPFPESIHIFVASALLLVLPQTDQWVLATHTRLLCHLASTLLYVCFSLLSSGPSPVATSLTSAATAVPPAWEALFDAPLPLRGVFPFSLLSAAFSFCFSRAFCGAVFWWSFHLLFFCADVFLSELFALSCMQEADEAWSFMLEQLFKGWSPEGINVVALTDRHRQCTWISRNAGLVFKTQADDRRGERTVEKDEGGGDEPAPARDGRGKGDAETKKPDALHEARNGIIAEDLDESALSSGFSSAAASLESDCVRHLLSDDVGREGKTNTFFVSAARFLFSPANLVQSSRDWLMCSRDAVKRYFHPLSPSSSFQSKRGENSLFSLSRSEKEKDDAALIGLSLDSWIHPEDRRVFARAFERADKLFRGEDRGASPDASPSLSRRQLAFEVERRPECDGANEEAEDDETDDGRCIVRVLCPQARSSCSHQGEEAGAARGGGARRARGDAQGLSPFSSPSGSILVSSPMSAASFGVSTLSASGRAASRFEPAFSEDAAARVLSDANYTYYEVLVTPCRYPWTASRVRLTRYNVSFYNIDERVRLQKQLESLVLAMSETLGIAAWAFDTHAVQAKETCPQRRGKAATPCVSDSCRAEGDVNRGGEGRPLRQVPQASPQTSSHDGAVDGVSPVHRGVKVSSAQTPLAPASPAAATQPRSSRAACGRQGAAREKGADPAGLSVPRSPLHACGSHGPSGSGPSAFLSPSAGAAGPSPGSPLSPLSPSSPLLSSSLPPSHGTTGASIPGPLGAAQTEAARAAESGHRVSAPPGPPLGERVDRQRGDETKGNQGASGACQTQEGGEGEARGRGDPRKSANGLERGGRAQPQRARREGGGGAAGGDEGAERDWRGEFSGDGSIEGEEDEEDVLVADNGEHARVTDDDYEAALQGTWLQYFMEPGRDQLIEALRKLFRDKKPFKLELPYERADGQVRWFKVAGYASSSDSSLFWGLIQDATTDRTQLNEQERRRALLTLLTECQFDGWGVADIRELGQIVEASPSLNSLLNRDVKGLHYSIVIPPAVVPHLEADGYCIDHAVVLFGGACVHDKRSRRDAETREGDDSAGRRTCRQVGGDDLQRDSADGPCPCVQQLNQSKVMALTAVADPADPSIAVFGLRDLHVTFQEAVESRTVNPSIPSPPYTGDPGANGGRPASPSPAPSVWQPAPTSRRRSLSNDRTRGERRVGRPREPEAGGAAQGWALLPPEGREVSRADAARGEESRRLRHGADLTADGDRRLLADGCGAQDTPGDHLRLASPTGMEYRSTDDRFRGAESSPLHGGEARPAVGGLAAAEGDAQGPRAPTGGLKGRREVASSGVWLGGHDKLSGLAVVDRSELGDASSLCGNRADSGPEDEGVKAQTSGSFFFLPTKELSSTSSCTRSSPSRATPKGGEKKRSKDSMNAPSSPSFASSSTPQYLASLSSTGVTDPPAALTRTAALRRISSVSFSSGSSCLFSSPDRQRAHEMRGGGRGGALSCVERASEPFFLSATFADVDARGARNKQKRFHGHASVAASLPPLSLCFPAAAEIFAAKNARQRLYGRGAAGARADADATAEEAGRSGGGRPPAALNRTDGDGVGAHPIGGKTAGRLDGGTLPSTRLNRGQEGGANDSGATLETRATGHTRPPDGGALATLTAAVSSRAVPAPAAFSPAPPGVAAPARLVRQCSVGASEDERDILDCAADRVSAWAEGRRASQQGGGREEAGAQAFYSPAKPRLSGHPAGRGSTDASEGGAAQNAWARAENGATCAPPASCGGLGGDARRAHAEGPEEGGGGVLDAAAKCGERRGSPGAPSSPLSPLSRALVERRNYDKLVHPAICRSRDGAETGSSPPDSTF; from the exons ATGCGCCCTCCGGGGGCACCTGGGATGCCTCAGGCTGCCGTCTCtcgaccgcggtcgccgcgctcggcggcccCTGAGCCCGCTCCGTgggcgcctcgggcgccgctgctcaaGGGTCCCTCCGGCGAGCTGccggcttcgtcgccgccggtcgCTGCCGGGCCGCCGGTCGCTGCCGGGCCGCCGGTCGCTGCCGGGCCGCCGGTCGCTGCCGGGCCGCCGGTCGCTGCCGGGCCGCCGGTCGCTGCcgggccgccgcgtcgggtCCCTGGAGGCCCAAGTGTCCCCTCGCCGCttgcgcctcctgtctcctcgggccagccgcggtcgccgccgggcCGCTCGCCTacctcgctgccgccaggcTGGATCCGCGGCCggaacgcgcgcgcctgtcgccagGAGATCGCGCGCtgggagcgcgagcgagagagcgaggcctgcagacggcgagaggagggcgcccgcgggctcgAGTGGGCGgttggaggcgcggcggcggacgccggcgtcgACGAGCTGCTGAGGGTCAAGATGGGGGACGTGGAGAACGAGGACGCGGccaggcgagggagaggcaaatgcgcggcgcagcaggggcGCGCGGGCTTTCGAAACTCGAGCTGCCCCGGGGCGGTGAACCCACGCGCCTCGgcatcgaggaggcgccggccgtTGCCGCTCTCGATTCCGCttccaggcgccgcagacttTGCGCAGGGCCGCGGAGCGAGGAGTTCCGCCTTCTTTGGAGAAGCGGCGACAGGACGCTTCTCCCCGCTGCCTCGAAGCCCCAGCCGCACACGGCTGAATCGGCACAAGTACAGGGAAAGGGCGCCGGCTGTGGAGAGCGCGATTTGCTACACGCTGTCGGACTATCTTTCCCGTTTTTTTTTCATGGCAAAGAACAACGAAgttctctcgctctctttctttctcacGCCCGTCGCGAATCTCTACCAGCGCTGGCAGATGGCGCCCTCCGGGGACATGCAGCGCTGCCGGTTTCCCGAGGTCCTGCGGGTGTGCAGACAGCGCGcgtttctctttctcctcctcgcgctcgtttCGGGTCTGTTTCACGCGTCTctgaaggcgacggcggtcTGCCTTTTCTTCAGCGCGTTTTGGATCTTTGGCATTGGCGCCACGATGTGCTGCTCCAAGAGCCTGAAGTGGGTGTCCAACTTGCTCACGGCGGTCTTTGGGATTCTGATGGTGTCTCGACACCCAAACTTGACTGCGCTGCGCGAGTCACTGCCCTTTCCCGAGTCCATCCACATCTttgtcgcgtctgcgctgctgctggtcCTGCCCCAGACTGACCAGTGGGTGCTcgccacgcacacgcgcctgcTGTGTCACCTCGCCTCGACTCTCCTCTACGTCTGCTTTTCGCTGCTCTCCTCTGGGCCCTCGCCCGTCGCGACTTCGCTCACgtcggccgcgacggccgtGCCCCCTGCGTGGGAGGCGCTCTTCGACGCCCCCTTGCCGCTGCGTGGCGTGTTTCCGTTCTCGCTGCTttctgcggccttctcgttctgcttctcgcgcgccttctgtgGCGCGGTCTTCTGGTGGAGCTTCCActtgctcttcttctgcgccgacgTTTTTCTTTCCGAATTGTTCGCGCTGTCCTGCATGCAAGAAGCTGACGAAGCCTGGAGTTTCATGCTTGAACAGCTCTTCAAAGGCTGGTCTCCCGAAGGCATCAACGTCGTCGCGCTCACAGACCGGCACCGGCAGTGCACATGGATTTCGCGAAACGCCGGACTCGTCTTCAAAACGCAAGCCGACGACCGACGGGGCGAGCGGACGGTGGAAaaagacgagggcggcggcgacgagcccgcccccgcgcgcgacggcagagggaaaggcgacgcggagaccaAAAAGCCAGACGCTCTTCACGAAGCGAGGAACGGTATTATTGCGGAGGACCTCGACGAGTCCGCTTTGTCATCCGGATTCTCCTCAGCAGCTGCCTCGCTGGAGAGCGACTGCGTTAGGCACCTGCTGTCGGACGACGTGGGGCGGGAGGGGAAGACGAACACGTTctttgtctccgccgcgcgattcctcttctctccagcGAACCTCGTGCAGAGCTCCCGCGACTGGCTGATGTGCTCGAGGGACGCCGTCAAGCGCTACTTCCATCCGCTGTCGCCCAGCTCCTCCTTCCAGAGCAAGCGAGGCGAGAATTCGCTCTTCAGTCTCTCGCGAAGTGAGAAGGAAAaggacgacgccgcgctcaTCGGCTTGTCGCTCGACTCGTGGATTCACCCTGAGGATCGGCGCGTGTttgcgcgcgccttcgagaGGGCGGACAAACTCTTCCGTGGCGAAGACCGCGGCGCATCCCccgacgcgtcgccgtcgctctctcggcggcagctcgcATTCGAAGTTGAGCGGAGACCCGAGTGTGACGGCGCaaacgaggaggcagaggacgacgagacCGACGACGGCCGATGCATCGTGCGGGTCCTCTGCCCCCAGGCCAGGAGCTCGTGTTCGCAtcagggcgaggaggcaggcgccgcgcgaggcggtggcgcgaggcgggcgcgcggagacgctcaGGGCCTGTCTCccttctcgtcgccgtcggggTCGATCCTGGTCTCCTCGCCCatgtccgccgcctcgttcgGCGTGTCGACTCTCTCGGCCtccgggcgcgcggcgtcgcgtttCGAGCCCGCGTTCAGCGAGGATGCTGCGGCACGTGTGCTGTCGGATGCAAACTACACTTACTACGAGGTGCTGGTCACCCCCTGCCGCTACCCGTGGACTGCTAGCCGCGTGAGACTGACCCGGTACAACGTGTCCTTCTACAACATCGACGAGCGCGTCAGGCTCCAAAAGCAGCTCGAGtccctcgtcctcgccaTGTCTGAGACGCTTGGCATTGCCGCCTGGGCCTTCGACACGCACGCGGTGCAAGCGAAGGAGACCtgcccgcagcggcgcggcaagGCCGCGACACCCTGCGTTTCCgacagctgccgcgcagagggTGACGTcaaccgcggcggcgaggggagGCCACTCAGACAGGtcccgcaggcgtcgcctcaAACATCAAGCCATGATGGGGCCGTCGATGGAGTCTCTCCCGTACACAGGGGCGTCAAAGTCagctctgcgcagacgcccctcgcgcctgcctcgccggcggctgcgactcAGCCGCGGAGCTCCAGAGCTGCCTGTGGGCGGCAGGGGGCGGCCcgcgagaagggcgccgaCCCGGCTGGTCTGTCCgtgccgcggtcgccgctgcatgcCTGCGGAAGCCACGGCCCCTCAGGGTCGGGCCCCAGCGCCTTcctgtcgccctccgcggggGCCGCTGGCCCCTCGCCTGggtctccgctctcgccgctatcgccgtcctcgcctctgctgtcgtcgtcgcttccgccgtcgcACGGGACGACGGGGGCGTCGATTCCGGG CCCTCTGGGAGCAGCacagacagaggcggcgcgggccgcagagagcgggcACCGGGTCTCTGCCCCCCCCGGGCCTCCGTTGGGCGAACGTGTGgaccggcagcgcggcgacgagacaAAGGGTAACCagggggcgagcggcgcctgtcAGAcgcaagaaggcggagagggcgaggcgcgggggcgcggcgacccgcGGAAGAGCGCAAACGGGCTCGAGCGGGgggggcgcgcgcagccgcagcgggcgaggcgagagggcggaggaggcgccgcggggggtgATGAGGGCGCCGAGCGGGACTGGAGAGGAGAGTTCAGTGGCGACGGGTCCAttgagggagaggaggatgAGGAGGACGTGCTGGTGGCAGATAACGGGGAGCATGCCCGAGTCACCGACGACGACTACGAGGCTGCGCTTCAGGGCACGTGGCTGCAGTACTTCATGGAGCCTGGCAGAGACCAACTTATCGAAGCTCTGCGG AAGCTGTTTCGTGACAAGAAACCATTCAAGCTGGAACTACCGTACGAACGTGCAGACGGACAAGTCAG ATGGTTCAAGGTCGCAGGGTACGCGTCCTCCAGCGATTCGTCGCTCTTCTGGGGGCTCATACAGGACGCGACAAC GGACCGCACGCAGTTGAATGAGCAggagcgtcggcgcgcgttGCTCACGCTGCTGACGGAGTGCCAGTTCGACGGCTGGGGCGTTGCCGACATTCGCGAGTTGGGACAGATTGTggaggcctcgccgtcgctcaaCTCGCTCCTGAATCGCGACGTGAAGGGGCTGCACTACTCGATCGTCATTCCTCCCGCAGTCGTGCCGCACCTGGAGGCAGACGGGTACTGCATCGATCACGCCGTGGTGCTTTTCGGTGGCGCCTGCGTACACGACAAGCggtcgcgcagagacgccgagacgcggGAGGGAGACGACTCCGCAGGCCGTCGCACGTGCCGCCAAGTTGGCGGAGACGATCTGCAGCGCGACTCGGCGGATGGGCCGTGCCCTTGTGTGCAGCAG TTGAACCAGAGCAAAGTGATGGCGCTGACGGCGGTGGCGGACCCTGCCGACCCGAGCATTGCGGTCTTCGGTCTCCGCGACCTACACGTCACGTTCCAGGAGGCGGTCGAGAGTCGCACGGTGAATCCGTCCattccgtcgccgccctaCACGGGCGATCCAGGGGCGAACGGGGGCCGCcctgcttcgccgtcccCAGCGCCGTCTGTgtggcagccggcgccgacgtcgcggcgccgctcgctctcgaacgaccgcacgcgcggcgagaggcgcgtcgggcgcccACGAGAGcccgaggcaggcggcgcggcgcagggttGGGCTCTGTTGCCACCAGAGGGTCGCGAGGTGagtcgcgccgacgcggcgcgaggcgaagagagtcGGCGACTGCGGCACGGAGCGGACTTGACGGCCGATGGCGACAGACGGCTGCTTGCAGACGGATGCGGAGCTCAGGATACTCCCGGCGACCACCTTCGGTTGGCATCGCCCACCGGGATGGAGTACAGGTCCACGGACGatcgcttccgcggcgctgagagCTCGCCGCTCCATGGTGGCGAGGCGCGTCCGGCGGTGGGGGGgttggcggccgcagagggcgacgcccaggggccgcgagcgcccaCAGGGGGTCTGAAAGGCCGGCGGGAAGTGGCGTCGTCGGGCGTGTGGCTGGGAGGTCACGACAAGCTCTCCGGGCTCGCTGTCGTGGACAGGAGCGAGTTGGGCGACGCGAGCAGTCTCTGCGGCAACCGCGCGGACAGCGGCCCCGAGGACGAGGGCgtgaaggcgcagacgagcggcTCGTTCTTTTTCCTGCCCACGAAAGAGCTGAGCTCCACGTCGTCTTGCACgcggtcgtcgccgtcgcgggctacgccgaagggcggcgagaagaagcgaagcaAGGACAGCATGaacgcgccgtcgtcgccctccttcgcctcctcgtctacGCCGCAGTAcctcgcttcgctctcctcaaCCGGGGTGACGGATCCGCCAGCAGCCCTCACGCGGACtgcggcgctccgccgcaTCTCCTCGGTGTCGTTCTCCTCGGGTTCGTCCTGCCTCTTCTCGTCGCCAGACAGACAGAGGGCACACGagatgcgcggcggcggcaggggcggAGCCCTGTCCTGCGTCGAGCGCGCCTCAGAGCCTTTCTTCTTGTCTGCGACTTTCGCAGACGtcgacgccagaggcgcgcgaaacaAACAGAAACGCTTCCACGGGCACGCCTCCGTCGCAGCctcccttccgccgctctcgctctgcttcccagccgccgcggagatcTTTGCCGCGAAGAATGCTCGGCAGCGACTGTatggacgcggcgcggcgggcgcgcgcgcagacgcggacgcgactgcggaggaggcaggccgcagcggaggcggccgacCCCCAGCGGCTCTGAACCGgaccgacggcgacggagtCGGCGCGCATCCTATCGGGGGAAAAACTGCGGGCAGACTCGACGGGGGGACGTTGCCCTCCACGCGCCTCAATAGGGGACAGGAGGGTGGTGCGAACGACAGCGGCGCCACACTCGAGACGCGTGCAACAGGCCACACGCGGCCGCCTGACGGGGGGGCCCTCGCGACACTCactgccgctgtctcctcgagAGCTGTCCCTGCTCCCGCTGctttctcgcctgcgccgccgggggtcgcagcgcctgcacGCCTGGTGAGGCAGTGCAGCGTCGGAGCCAGTGAGGACGAGAGGGACATCCTAGACTGCGCGGCGGATCGCGTTAGCGCGTgggcggaggggcggagggcgagtcAGCAGGGGGGCGgtcgcgaggaggcaggcgcccaAGCGTTTTACtcgccggcgaagccgcggctctcAGGACATCCCGCGGGACGCGGATCGACAGACGCATCCGAGGGGGGCGCCGCCCAGAACGCCTGGGCGCGTGCTGAGAATGGCGCCACATGCGCACCGCcggcctcctgcggcggactggggggagacgcgcggcgcgcgcacgccgagggacccgaagagggcggcggcggggtgCTGGACGCCGCAGCAAAGTGTGGGGAGCGCCGGGGGTCGCCTGGTGCACCGTCGagtccgctgtcgccgctctccaGGGCGTTGGTTGAGAGGCGAAACTACGACAAGCTGGTACACCCTGCCATCTGCAggagccgcgacggcgcagagacgggctcctcgccgcccgaTAGCACTTTTTGA